The segment GCGCACCGGGGCCTTGAAGCGGTCCCAGCGGCTGTCGTAGGGGCCTTCGACGTGGGCGAGGATATCGCTTTCGTCGACGATGCCGACCAGCTTGCCGTCGTCCAGCACCGGCAGCTGCGAGACGTCCGAACGGCGCATGCGGCCATAGGCGTTGAGCAGGCTTTCGTCCGGGCCGACAGACACGATGTCGCCGGTGCGGTGCGTGCGCATCACCAGGTCGCGCAAATCGCCATGCTGCTCGTGCTCGGCAAGACCCTGCTCGATCAGCCAGAAATCGTCGAACACTTTCGACAGATATTTGTTGCCGCTGTCGCAGACGAAGGTGACGACCCGCTTCGGCACGGTCTGCTCGCGGCAATAGCGCAGCGCTGTCGAAAGCAGCGTGCCGGAGGACGAGCCGGCGAGGATGCCCTCCTTGGAAAGCAGGTCGCGCACCGCCAGCATGCTTTGCTTGTCGGGGATCGAGTAGGCCTTCCTGACCAGCGACAGATCGGCATTGGGCGGGACGAAATCCTCGCCGATGCCTTCCACGGTCCAGCTGCCAGCCTCTTGCATCTTGCCGGTCTTGATCAGGGGCGCCAGCACCGAGCCGACCGGATCGGCGAGAATCATCTCGGTCTTCGGCGAGATCTTTGCGAAATAGCGGCCAAGCCCGGTCAGCGTGCCGCCCGAGCCGACGCCGACGACCACCGCGTCGACGTCGCCGTCGAGCTGCGAATAAATCTCCGGACCGGTCGTGGTTTCATGGGCGTCCGGATTGGCCGGATTGGCGAACTGGTTGGCATAGAAGGCGCCGGGCAGCTCGGCGGCGATCTTTTCGGCCATGTCCTGATAGTATTCGGCGTGGCCCTTGCCGACATCGGAACGGGTCATGCGGACTTCCGCACCAAGCGCCCGCAGATGCTGGATCTTTTCGCGCGACATCTTGTCGGGCACGACCAGGATGATGCGATAACCTTTTGGGATGCCGACCTGGGCCAGGCCAAGCCCGGTGTTGCCGGCGGTCGCCTCGACGATGGTGCCGCCGCGCTTCAGCTTGCCCTGTTTTTCGGCGTCGGCGATCATCGACAGCGCAATGCGGTCCTTGATCGAGCCGCCCGGATTCTGGCTTTCAAGCTTGATGAACAGCCGGCACTTGCCGATGTCGAATTTGCTTAGCTCGACAATCGGCGTCTGTCCGATCAGGTCGAGAACCGATGCATAGGGCGGACGCAGGCGGGACATTGCCCTGTCCGGGAGGGCGATCTTGTGCACGCTCATGCTGATGCTCCATGGTCAAGCGACCGCCTTGGGCAGGCTGTCAGCGTATCTTCTTTTCCAGCCGTTTGCAGTCTGAAAGAAGATAGATCGTGCCAATCCATTGGCCAGACGGGGAATGGGATTCCAGGGCTTTTCGGCCACAGGACCGCTAGCTAATCACGATAGGGCCGCGGGACAGCACCCCCCTCTGTCCTGCCGGACATCTCCCCCTCAAGGGGGGAGATTTGCTGTCGCGACTGATTTCGCCAATCTCCAACGTTGCAGGAACGAGTGCGGTGCCGAAGCTGCCGATCTCCCCCCTTGAGTGGGAGATGGCCGGCAGGCCAGAGGGGGGCGCCGTAGAGCGCCGGCTTCAAATCCCTGCCCCAGCAGCCGCCGGCTCAGCCGAGCGCACTGGACGCGGATGTCAAGAATGGCGTCGATCTCGAAGAAGGTGCCCGGCCGGATCAGCGCTCCTTCCCGATGTAACTCTCAACCGCGCCGGTTCGCCCACACCAGGCCGCCGAGGCCGACCAGCGCAGTGACGATGCCGATATAGAGCCATTGCGACTGGCCGGTCATGAAGCTGCCGCCGACGAGGCCGATGCCCTGCAGCGACCACAACGCACCGATGGCGAGCACAATCAGCGCCAGCAGATTTTTGATCAATCTCATCGTCGGAATTCCCTTCCCAAGTCGATCGTCAATTCCGCAATGACCGCGATGGCAAGCCGAAAGGAAACGACCCGATCGCTCTCACATCTACTTGCATAAAAAGGCCGGGTCTTGCCTGAAAAACCCGGGTGCTGGTGCGAAGACCACCAGACATACATCGGCGCAATCCCGACATTCCATGACAGACTGTTTCCCACCGACTCCAAACGTGTACTGTAGTCATGGAACCGCCAGACGACTGCCGCATTTGGTGCCACATTCCATACGTAACCGGCCGGGTCTGTCAAACGGAGCCCCATGCCACAGATGAACAAATCCAACCAGACCGCGCTTGTCGCGGCGACGATTGCGGCTGGCCTGATGGTCGGCGTATCCCCTGCCGCCGCGCAATGCGGCCGAGCCTCCTGGTACGCGCTGACCTCGAAGACCGCTTCCGGCGAGCGGATGAACCCGTCGGCGCTGACCGCCGCGCACCGCACCTTGCCGTTTGGCACCAGGCTTAGGGTCACCAACCGCAACAACGGCCGCAGCGTCGTCGTGCGCATCAACGACCGCGGCCCGTTTATCAAGGGTCGCGTGATCGACCTGTCGAAGGGCGCCGCGGGGCGGCTCGGCTTCATCAGCTCTGGCCATACCGCTGTGTGCACCAACCGGGTGTGATGCCACGCGTCTGAGATACGGGTGGTCCGATCACACGGCGGAAGGCTGCGCCGCCCCTCATCGCCCTGCCGGGCACTTCTCCCCGTATAGTGACGGGGAGAAGGACGCCTTCGCAAAGGATTTCGCCAATTTCCGGCGTTGCAGATAGGCGCCGAGGTTGCGGCCAGCCCTCTTCTCCCCGTCTCTATACGGGAGAAGGTGCCGGCAGGCGGATGAGGGGCAGCGCGAACCTGAAGCGATTGCTCACGCCGGCAACTTTTCGCAGTTGCACAATAAGCCGGCAGCCGCCGTCAAAACCGATTTTCAATGCCTTAGACCAAAGTATGAGCATAAATCAATTCAATTGACGTATTGCATCGCAGCAGTTTGTTGTTAACCTTCGCGCGAGAGATTCAAGGCTCGGCACTGCTGTCGTCCCTTCTGTCGCAGCAGCGGAGTTCTTAATGTTCTACCAGCTCTACGAATTGAACCACGCCGCCGTGCAGCCGGCCCGCGTCTATGCCGATGCGGTGCGGATGTTCTACACCAATCCGCTCAATCCGTTTGCGCACACGTCGTGGGGCCGCTCGGTCGCGGCGACGGCGGAATTGTTCGAGCGCACGACGCGCCGCTACAGCAAGCCGCAATTCGGCCTGACCAAGACCGTCGTCGACTGGAAAAGCGTCGATGTCACCGAAAAGACGGTGTGGTCGCGGCCGTTCTGCAATCTGCTCCGTTTCGAGCGGGCGGTTCCCGCCGGCCGCCGGCCTGATCCGAAGCTGCTGATCGTGGCGCCGATGTCCGGCCACTACGCGACGCTGCTGCGCGGCACGGTCGAGGCGATGCTGCCGTATGCCGAGGTTCACATCACCGACTGGGTCGACGCCCGCATGGTGCCGCTCAGCGAGGGCAGCTTCGACCTCGACGACTACATCGACTACATCGTCGACATGCTGCATGCGCTGGGTCCCGACACCCACGTCATGGCGGTGAGCCAGCCTTCGGTCCCGGTGCTGGCGGCGGTGGCGCTGATGGAAACGCGCGGCGACCCGTTCGTTCCCTCGACGATGACGCTGATGGGCGGGCCGATCGACACCCGCCGCAATCCGACCGCGGTCAACCTTTTGGCCGAGGAAAAGGGCACCGGCTGGTTCCGCGACAACGTCACCATGCAGGCGCCGTGGCCGGTGCCGGGTTTCGGCCGCGAGGTCTATCCCGGCTTCCTGCAGCTTTCGGGCTTCATGAGCATGAATCTCGACCGCCACATCATCGCCCACAAGGACTTCTTCATGCACCTGGTGAAGAATGACGGCGACAGTGCCGAGAAGCACCGCGACTTCTACGACGAGTATATGGCGGTGATGGATCTGACAGCGGAGTTCTACCTGCAGACGGTCGACACCGTGTTCGTCCGCCATGCTCTGCCCAAGGGCGAAATGATGCATCGCGGCGTCGCCATCGATCCCGCAGACATCCGCAATGTCGCGCTGTTCACTGTCGAGGGCGAGAACGACGACATTTCCGGCCTCGGCCAGACCCAGGCCGCGCACGACCTCTGCATCAACATCCCGGCGGACAGGCACGCTCACTACGTGCAGCCGGCGGTCGGCCATTACGGCGTCTTCAACGGCTCGCGCTTTCGCTCCGAAATCGTGCCGCGCATTGTCGACTTCATCACCAGCTATGGCCGCCAGACCCGCGTTGCGGTGAAGCCGAGGCTGGTTCGAACCGCCAAAAAGTAAAGATCTCCCGGATGGCAGCCGCTGTTCAAGTCGACCTGTTGCACAATAGCCGCGCTTTCGGCCGTGTGGGTAACCATATCGCAAAACTGGCCGTTGGTATAATTGACAGGGACTGTAGATCGCCCTTAACGTTTCATTAACAACAAGGGACGAGGGGGACTATGATTTCCTCACCAATGGCGAGAGGGCTGCGCGTGTGCGCCCTGTTAGGGCTGGCTTGTGCGACAGGCTGGTCGACCGCGGCTTCGGCGGCCGGACCAATGGCGACCGGCGGCCCGACATCGCAGCCGATCGGCCATTACGATTTCTGCAAGACCAGTCCAGCCGAATGCTCGATCCACCCGGGCAATCTCGCCCCCGCCACCATGACCGGCGCGCTCTGGCGCAAGATTCTCAGCGTCAACGCCAGGGTTAACAACGCCGTCAAGCCGATAAGCGACATCGACATTTATGGCAAGGACGAGGTCTGGGCCTACCCCGTCAGGGGCGTTGGCGACTGTGAGGACTATGTCCTGGAAAAACGCCGCGAATTGAACCGCTTGGGCGTGTCCTACGCCAATCTTCTGATGACCGTCGTGCGCAAGCCGGACGGCGAGGGCCATGCCGTGCTGACCGTGCGCACAAGCAAGGGCGACTACGTCCTCGACAATCTGGAAGGAAAAGTCCGCGCCTGGGACCGGACCGGCTACCGCTTCCTCAAGCGGCAGGCGATCGACAATACCGGTCGCTGGGTGTCGATCCGTGATGGCCAGCCGGTTCTGGTCGGCGCGGTCCAGTAAGGTCTTCACAAGCGATCACTGGATCGCTTCGTTTCGCCGTACCCTGGTCCAGCCATTTGCGCTGCCCCTAACCTGCACCAGCGTTACAGAAAAGGACGCCAACGTCGCGGCCAGCCCTTTCTCCCCGTCACTATACGGGGAGAAATGCCCAGCAGGGCAATGAGGGGCGGCGCCGGCATCGACAATTGATCCCCTCCACACGAGTCGGACAAACACTACGTCCGCCCCAGCGCGGCGCGGATCGATGCGGTGATGCGGCGAAGCTCCGCCTCGTCGAGTTTTTCGATGTTTTCGGCCAGGACATTGGCAAGCTCGGTGGCGGCGGGGCTGAGACCCGACGTGTCGAGCTTCACCCGCGGGTGCGAGGTCTCGGCCAATCGCGCGAGTTCTTCGGCATCGTCCCAGATGACATTGAAATAGCCGATGATCTTCTGGATCAGCGTCCAGGTCGGCGCGCCGCGGCGGCCGTGCTCCAGCGCCGACAGATAGGCGGCGCTGACGCCGATCGCCCTGGCCATCGCCTTTTGGCTGACGCCGCGTTCGCTCCGCAGGGCGCGAAGCTTTTCGCCGAACGGGGTCACAAGTCCATCCTCGTGGGGTATGTGCGCATCCGCATCAGCGCGCGCGCCGCAGGCGGACATAGAGCGCGCCCGAGCCGCCATGCTTGCGGGCGGCGTGGTCGTGGCTGGAAACCAGCGGCCTGAATGCGGGTGTCGACAGCCAGGCCGGCACGGCGCGCCGCAAGATGCCGTCGCCGCCGGACGAGGAGCCCTTGCCGGTGATCACCAGCACATAGCGGATGCCGCCGGCATGCGCCCGGTGCAGGAAGGAAAACAGAAGCGAATAGGCTTCGTCCTGGCTCAGCCCATGCAGATCGACGCGGCCTTCGATCGGCAGCCGGCCCTTCGACAGTTTTTCCAGCGTCGGCTCGTCGAGCGCATGCGAAACATGCTGCGTCCTGGCTTTCGTGGCCGCAGCAGGAGCCATCGCCTGGGCACGCGTCTTGGTGTCATCAGCGGTGTCCGCCGGGCCAATATCCGGGATCTCGATGGCGGCCTTGCCCTTCAGCGGCTTGGCCGTGCGCGCCACCAGGTTCCACAGGACCCGGTCGTCCTCGGTCAGCCTGTCGATGCGCCGGGTCATCGCGCCGCTCCCGGCACAAGCCGACGCGGGATCAGCGCGTAGAAATCGGCAGGGTTGCGGACAACGCCGGCGATCTCGCCGGCCGCATCTCCCGTACCGGTGAACAGATCGCCACGGGCTGGGCCGGTGATGGCCGAGCCGGTGTCCTGCGCGATCATCAGCCGCCGGAACGGCTTGTTGTCGAAAGCGGTCAGCGACGGCCCATCGATGTAGAACGGCGTGCCGAATGTATGCAGCAGACGGTCGACAGCGACGGAGCGGCCCGGCGTCAGCGGCACTTTTGCGGCGGCGATCGGCCCGAGTTCCAGGTCGTCGGCCGCCGCCGCCTCGCTGGCGGAAATCTCGCGGAAAAAAATATAGGAGCGGTTGCGCCACAGGACCTCGTCGAGGCGCTCAGGATGCGCCTTGAACCAGGCGCGGACCGACTGCATGGTTACCGCTTCCAGCGGGATTTCGCCCAGCTCACCCAGGATCTTGCCCGGTCCGGTAAAGCGCTGGCCGGATTTGGCGGCGTAGGTGACGCGGCAAAGCCGGCCGTCGGTCATGGCGAGCCGCGCAGAACCCTGCACGTGGATGAAGAAGGCATCGACCTTGTCGGCGAGCCAGGCGATTTCCAATCCCCTGCCCGCCAATTCCTTGCCAGCGAGCGCGCCGCGCTCGATCTCGCCGCGGTCGAAATACTCGACCAGTCCTTCCGGCGTGGCGCGGCCGAAGGCGAGATAGGGATCCATTCCGTCGGGCCGGTTGGCGTCGTCGATGTCGACGAGATCGGCCGGACGCGACAGCAGCGGCACCGTAAATCGTTCGGTTCGCACCGGCGAAGCATCGACAACCGGTTCATAGAAGCCGGTGACGAGGCCGGCGCCGCCGCCTTCCGCCGCAATATGTGCCGGGATGAAATGACGCTCGAAGAAGGCGCGGGCTTCGCGTCGGTCGGTTGGCGAAACGGCGCGGGCAGCAGCATAGGCCTCGATGAAGGCATCGAAGTCGACACCGAGCCCGCCGGAGCGATAGGGTTTCGTCAGGATGTGAAAAGCCGAACGCCGGAAAGCGGCGAACGCGGCCAGATGGTCGTCCTCGTCCCAGCCGGGCAGATCGCCAAAGGATTTTTCGCGGAACGCCTGAGAAAGCGACACGACAGACCCCGCCGTGGTCCGGGCTCAGTCTTCTTCTTCGGTGGCGACGAGCTTCCAGTTCGGGTCGCGCGAGCGCGTATCGCGGGCAAAGGTCCAGACGTCCTTGACCTCGGCGACGGTTTCGGGATCGCCGTCGATGACGGCGCCGGCCTTGTCGCGCGTTGCCGAAATCAGTTCGCTGACGATGCGCAAAGTGATATGCGCCTCGCTGCCCTTCATCTCGGCGGAAACGATATCGGCCTTGTCTATGCCGACGAAGGAGGATTGGATCTTTTCCGATTTCGCCTCGCGGTCGCCGATCGCTGCGACAAAGCCGTCATAGACCTCGCGCGACAACAGGTTCTTCAGCGTCTTGCGGTCGCCATCGGCATAGGCCATGACGATCATCTCATAGGCCATCTTGGCGCCGTCGACGAAGCTCTTGGGGTCGAATGCCGGATCATTGTCCTTGATCGCGCGCAGGCCCTTGTTGAGATCGGTGTCAGGCTTGGCGAAGGCGTCGATCGCCGCATAGGCGTCGTTTGCCGGCTCTCCCGGCGCTCGCTTGCGCGGCAGCGAGACCACATTCTCGGGCTTCTGGGCGTCGTCGCGGGTGCGGCCGGCCGTATAGGGATCGAAGGGCGGGCGCTCACTGCCGGTGCGGCGGCCGAGCACATTGCGCAGCTGGAAAAAGATCACAACCGCCGCAACCAGAAAGAAAATCGTGCCGAAGTCGAAGAATCCCATATCTTCCGCCAATCAATCCCTACTCCGGCTGGACCGCCCGGCCAGGCGCTGGCTGCGGTCGCATAGCGTTCAACATCCAAAGCATATAGAACGCAAGCTGCAATCATTCAAATTAAAGGCAGCCATACCTATCTAAAAGGCTCAGTGCCAGCGGCGATTGCCCGCCGGCCGGCAAAACATCGAGAACGATCGGTCCAGATTTGCGCATTTCGCTGCTTCCCCTGTTCATCCTGGCGCTTCCGCTGCTGGAGATCGCCGGTTTCGTCGTTGTCGGCCAGGAGGTCGGCGCCCTGGCGACGGTCGGCCTGGTGCTCGCTTCGAGCATCGCCGGCGCGCTGTTGTTGCGATACCAGGGGTTCGGCGTCATGACCCGGGTCCGTGCCGAAATGGACGCCGGACGTGATCCAAGCCGTCAGCTCGCGCATGGCGCCATGATCGTGCTGGCAGCGATCCTGCTCATCATTCCCGGCTTCATAACTGACATTTTCGGCATTCTGCTGCTGCTGCCGCCGGTCCGCGACCTCGCCTGGCGGCGGCTGAAAGGCCGCATCGTGATGGCGACCAGTTTCGGCAGCGGCGGATTCCGGGCGAGGCCGCGCGACAAGACCATCGAACTCGACGACAGCGACTATTCGCGCGGCGACGAGCGCGGCCCCGATCACAATTCCCCCTGGCGCCGCCTCAAGGACGAGTAGGCGCGGCGCTTTCTTCCTTCTCCCCTTGTGGGAGAAGGTGGATCGGCGCGTAGCGCCGAGACGGAAGAGGGGTGTTGGACGGAGTGCATCGCAGCCAAGCTGGAACACCCCTCATCCGACCTCGCTTCGCGAGGCCACCTTCTCCCACAAGGGGAGAAGGAAGAGCGGAGGGAGAGCAGCGCAAACCTTGTCTTGTCATGCCGGCCATGGTAGCGAACGCCCGATTTCAATCCGGTCAGCAACGCTGCCGAGGCAAAAGGACAAAGGCTTATGGCCAGCAATGACGACGCGCCGACCAGCGCGGCCAGTGGCAACGGCGACGCGACGCAGCCTTCGCTCAGCGTGCTTGCCCAATATGTGAAGGACCTTTCCTTCGAAAGCCCCGGCGCGCCGAACTCGCTGCGCGGCCGCGACAAGGCTCCCGGCATTGCCATCAACGTCAATGTCAACGCCAACCCGCTTTCGGACAAGCAGTTCGACGTCAATCTGACGCTGAACGCCAAGGCGTCCTTCGACAAGGAAGTGCTGTTCAACGTCGAGCTGGTCTATGGCGGCGTGTTCGCCATCAGCGGCTTCCCGCAGGAGCACATGCTGCCGCTGCTGTTCATCGAATGCCCGCGGCTGCTGTTCCCGTTCGCCAGGCAGATCGTCGCCGAGGCGACGCGCAATGGCGGCTTCCCGCCGCTGATGCTCGATCCGATCGATTTCGCGCAGATGTTCCAGCAGAAGCTGGCCGAGGACCAGGCCGCCAGCAAGGTCAAGGTGAGCTGAAGCTCGGTGACGTTTGAAAAACCCGGCCTCGCGCCGGGTTTTTTGTTTGGGACGTCGGCGGGACAGCGCCCCCCTCTGGCCTGCCGGCCATCTCCCCCTCAAGGGGGGAGATCGGCAGCCCAAGCGTCTTCGCTCATTCCTGCGACGATGAAGATTGGCGAAGGCTGATGGGGGAGATGTCCGGCAGGACATTGGGGGGCCGACCGGGCGCACCCGCCAAAAATCACTATGCCGCGGAACTCGCTTCCCGGGCGACGCGCAGCCAGAGCGCCTTTTCGCCCAAAGTGCCGACCATGCTCGCATGCGCGGCGCGCTCTGCTTCGGTCAGGCGAGACGGCAGCGCTATCGGCCGCGCACCGATGCTGATGTCGATGTCGTCGACGTTTCTCCTGCCGCCGGCCGGCGCCGTGGCGCTGTCGAGGATGAGCGCCGCCTGCTTGCCGCCGATGAGCTCGATATAGACCTCGGCCAGCAATTCCGAATCGAGCAGCGCGCCGTGCTTGGTGCGGCGGGCATTGTCGATGCCGTAGCGCCGGCACAACGCGTCCAGCGAATTGGGCCCCATCGGATGCTTGCGACGCGCCAGCGCCAGCGTGTCGACGACAAGTCCGGGGTCGACGACCGGATGACCAAGCCGGCCGAATTCGACATTGAGGAAGGCGATATCGAAAGTCGCATTGTGGGCGACCAGCTTGGCGCCGTCGATGAAGGCAAGGAACTCCTCGGCGATGTCGCTGAAAGTCGGCTTGCCCATGAGGTCGGCAGCGCTGATGCCATGAACGGCCTGCGCCTCGGCATGGATCGGTCGTCCCTGCGGATTGATGTAGTGGTGGAAGGTGCGGCCGGTCGGGAAACGATTGACCAGCTCGATGCAGCCGAGCTCGATGACGCGGTCATCGCGGAAATCGAGGCCGGTGGTTTCCGTATCGAAGATGATCTCGCGCATCGATTCAGTCCGTTGGGTCCGGCGTTGGTCCAGCCGAATCATATGAGAACAAATTGGCAACATACTGCGCCGGACGCAAGCGCCGTTATGCAGTTCTGCCGGGCTTATCCCCAACCAGTTCAGCGACGATCGCTTTGACCGCCGCGCGCGCCGCATCAAAACCCTGTCCGGTGTCGATGACGAAATCGGCCGCTTCACGCTTTTCAGCGTCGGCAACCTGCCTGGCCAGGATCGACGCCAGTTTGTCCTCGCTCATGCCCGGCCGCGCCAGCACGCGGGCGCGCTGGATGTCGGGCGACGCGGTGACGACCACGACCTTGTCGACACGGTCGCGGCCGCCGGTTTCGAACAGCAGCGGGATGTCGAGAACGACAAGCGGCGCGCCGGCAGCCCGGTGTCTGGCGAGGAAAGCGTCAGCGTCGGCGCGGACCAGTGGGTGGATGATCGCTTCGAGCCGTTTTAGTGCGGCTGCATCGCCGAGCACCCGCTCGGCCAGCTTGGTGCGATCGACCGAGCCGGATTTTGTCGTTCCGGGAAACGCCGCCTCGACCAGCGGAGCAGCCTTGCCGGCGTAGAGACGATGCACCACCTCGTCCGAATCGTGGACAGGCACGCCGGCCTCGGCAAACATCCTGGCCGTCGTCGACTTGCCCATGCCGATTGATCCGGTGAGGCCGAGCACGATCATGCTTTTTTACTCCTCGGCGCCGAGATCGGCGACGATCAGCTGCCGCAATTCGGCAGTGACCTCGGGCCTGATGCCGAACCAGCGCTCGAAGCCGGGCACCGCCTGGTGCAGCAGCATGCCGAGCCCGTCGACGGTTTTCAGGCCGCGCGCTTTGGCGGCGGCCAGCAACGGCGTTTCCAGCGGCACATAGACAATGTCGGTGACGATGGCATGGTCCGGCAGCCTGGCCGGATCGGCGGACAGGCCTTCATTGCCATGCATGCCAAGCGCTGACGTGTTGACCAGCAGGCCGGCATCGGCAAGCAGCTCGCCGGTCGCCGCCGTGCCATGGGCCGAGACCCCGGCGCCGAAGCGGTGGCGCAGTTCCTCGGCTCGGGCGAGCGTCCGGTTGACGATGCGGATGTCACTGATGCCGCGCTGTTTGAGCGCATGGATGACCGCGCGGGCGGCGCCGCCGGCGCCGAGCACCACCGCTGGGCCGTTTGTGGCCCAGCCCGGCGCATGCTCGTCGAGATTGGCGGCAAAGCCATGGACGTCGGTGTTGCCGCCGCACAGTTTTCCGCCCTCGAGCCACAGCGTGTTGACGGCGCCGATCTGTTCGGCCGCAGCGTCGCGGCGCGCCGCCAGCGCGAAGGCGGCCTCCTTGTGCGGGATGGTGACGTTGCCGCCACGATAGCCATTCGCCTCGAGTGTTTCGACGAATTCGGCAAAAGCCTCCGGCGCAACGTCGATCGCCCGGTAGCTGCCGTCGATGCCGTATTTCGCCAGCCAGTGGGCGTGGATCTTCGGCGACCGCGAATGCGCGACCGGGTGACCGATGACGAAGGCCTTTTTCGCC is part of the Mesorhizobium sp. L-2-11 genome and harbors:
- a CDS encoding shikimate dehydrogenase, coding for MAEVAKKAFVIGHPVAHSRSPKIHAHWLAKYGIDGSYRAIDVAPEAFAEFVETLEANGYRGGNVTIPHKEAAFALAARRDAAAEQIGAVNTLWLEGGKLCGGNTDVHGFAANLDEHAPGWATNGPAVVLGAGGAARAVIHALKQRGISDIRIVNRTLARAEELRHRFGAGVSAHGTAATGELLADAGLLVNTSALGMHGNEGLSADPARLPDHAIVTDIVYVPLETPLLAAAKARGLKTVDGLGMLLHQAVPGFERWFGIRPEVTAELRQLIVADLGAEE